A region of the Bremerella sp. JC817 genome:
CAGGATTTCGGCGGTACAGCCAGCTTCGGTGCGGATTTCAGCTACGCGCTCGCGGACAATCTGCGGCTGCGCGCCAGCGTCGGCGAGGGCTTCAAGGCACCGTCGCTTTTCCAGCTTAATTCCGATTTCGGCTATCCGGCGCTGGACCCCGCGCAGAGCACCAGCTTCGACCTCGGCCTCGCCTATGGGGACCGTTCGCAGGATGGCTATGCCGGTCTGCGGTTGGTGGTATTGTGAC
Encoded here:
- a CDS encoding TonB-dependent receptor; its protein translation is WRPIGPLLVNFGGEYEWSAFGSDSSDRVTTSIGGVYGQLGIEFGPLSGRAGLRYDDHQDFGGTASFGADFSYALADNLRLRASVGEGFKAPSLFQLNSDFGYPALDPAQSTSFDLGLAYGDRSQDGYAGLRLVVL